The following coding sequences lie in one Mycobacterium sp. Z3061 genomic window:
- a CDS encoding zinc-binding dehydrogenase, with translation MTADLPGTALELRSLVSSDGTLQLSLQDVPVPTPGADEVLVRVEAAPINPSDLGLLVATADMSKATAAGTPERPVVTAPIGQSALKGLAARLGQSLPVGNEGAGTVVAAGSSEAAQALAGKTVAIAGGAMYSQYRAVPASACLVLPGGATARDGASSFVNPMTALGMTETMRREGHSALVHTAAASNLGQMLVKLCRRDGIPLVNIVRKPEQEDLLRSLGAEHVCNSSSDSFAADLGAALRATSATLAFDAIGGGTLVSQILNGMEEAINATAAQYSRYGSSVHKQVYIYGALDTSPTVLTRNFGMSWGVGGWLLTPFLQKAGGETFARLRARVAAELSTTFASKYTREVSLAGMLAPDAFNEYVKRATGEKFLVTPHG, from the coding sequence ATGACCGCAGATCTGCCCGGCACCGCGCTCGAACTGCGTTCCCTGGTGAGTTCGGATGGCACGCTGCAACTTTCGCTGCAGGACGTCCCGGTGCCGACGCCCGGCGCTGACGAGGTGCTGGTCCGGGTGGAGGCCGCACCGATCAATCCGTCAGACCTTGGTCTGCTGGTGGCGACCGCCGACATGTCCAAGGCGACCGCGGCGGGAACGCCCGAGCGTCCCGTCGTCACCGCCCCGATCGGACAGTCTGCGCTGAAAGGGCTCGCCGCGCGACTCGGCCAGTCACTTCCGGTGGGCAACGAGGGCGCAGGCACCGTGGTGGCGGCCGGCTCGTCCGAGGCCGCCCAGGCGCTGGCTGGAAAGACGGTGGCGATCGCCGGCGGCGCGATGTATTCGCAATACCGGGCCGTTCCCGCGTCGGCCTGTCTGGTCCTGCCCGGGGGCGCCACCGCGCGAGACGGGGCGTCGTCCTTCGTCAATCCGATGACCGCGCTGGGAATGACCGAAACCATGCGCCGCGAAGGACATTCGGCGCTGGTGCACACCGCCGCCGCGTCGAACCTGGGTCAGATGCTGGTCAAGCTGTGCCGGCGGGACGGGATACCGCTGGTGAACATCGTCCGTAAGCCCGAGCAGGAAGATCTGCTGAGATCGCTTGGGGCCGAACATGTCTGCAATTCTTCGTCGGACTCTTTCGCGGCCGACCTCGGTGCGGCACTCAGAGCGACGTCCGCGACGCTGGCCTTCGACGCCATCGGTGGCGGGACGCTGGTGAGCCAGATCCTCAACGGCATGGAGGAGGCGATCAATGCGACGGCGGCGCAGTACTCGCGCTATGGCTCGAGTGTCCACAAGCAGGTCTACATCTATGGCGCTCTGGACACCAGTCCCACCGTGCTCACCCGGAACTTCGGGATGTCCTGGGGCGTGGGCGGGTGGCTGCTCACGCCGTTCCTGCAGAAAGCCGGCGGCGAAACCTTTGCGCGGCTGCGGGCGCGGGTTGCGGCGGAGCTCAGCACCACATTTGCCAGTAAGTACACCCGCGAGGTGTCACTGGCCGGAATGCTCGCGCCCGACGCGTTCAACGAATACGTCAAGCGCGCGACCGGTGAGAAGTTTCTGGTGACTCCGCACGGTTAG
- a CDS encoding TetR/AcrR family transcriptional regulator has product MTARERLIDSAIEMLRRHGVAGTGLAELLEHSGTARRSVYVNFPGGKSELMTEATRTAGRLIDSTLTVPDGDVRAALAAFVESWKDTLRTSDYKAGCPVVAAALGRSESPAAADAAGEVFTAWQQVIADRLRDEAVAVDEAESVATTIVAAVEGAVILCLAARSTDPLDRTARMLDRLVNRG; this is encoded by the coding sequence ATGACCGCTCGTGAGCGCCTGATTGACAGCGCCATCGAGATGCTGCGCCGGCACGGGGTGGCCGGTACCGGTCTTGCCGAACTGCTCGAGCACAGCGGAACTGCCCGCCGGTCGGTGTATGTCAACTTCCCGGGCGGGAAATCGGAACTGATGACCGAGGCGACCCGGACGGCCGGCCGGCTCATCGACTCGACACTCACGGTGCCGGACGGCGACGTCCGGGCCGCACTGGCGGCGTTCGTCGAGTCGTGGAAAGACACGCTGCGCACCAGCGACTACAAAGCGGGATGCCCGGTGGTGGCGGCCGCGCTCGGACGCAGCGAGTCGCCGGCGGCCGCCGATGCCGCCGGTGAGGTGTTCACCGCCTGGCAGCAGGTCATCGCCGACCGATTGCGGGACGAGGCGGTCGCAGTCGACGAGGCCGAATCGGTGGCCACCACCATCGTGGCCGCCGTCGAGGGCGCCGTCATTCTGTGCCTGGCCGCCCGGTCGACCGACCCGCTGGACCGGACCGCACGGATGCTGGACCGGCTGGTGAATCGCGGTTAG
- a CDS encoding LLM class F420-dependent oxidoreductase, with product MKFGISTFVNDDSIDTVSLARAIEERGFESLVIAEHTHIPASRESAYPLGGELPKIYYRTLDPFVTLAAAAAVTTTIELFTGIALLIQRDPIITAKEAASIDLISGGRFVFGVGAGWNLEEMRDHGTDPKTRGALLDERIEAIKVLWTDEPAEYHGKYVDFPPSYIRPKPVRRPHPPIYIGGNSDATMKRVVRHEAGWISNPFPIEEVTRRVEQLRGLAGHDVPLAMFGTPNNLEYWRAAEDLGFGQLALLLPTKPRDESLRLLDDYAARVAQYRG from the coding sequence ATGAAATTCGGGATCTCCACATTCGTCAATGACGACAGCATCGACACGGTGTCGCTGGCCCGGGCGATCGAAGAGCGCGGTTTCGAATCGCTGGTGATCGCCGAGCACACGCACATACCCGCGAGCCGCGAGTCCGCTTATCCGCTCGGTGGGGAGTTGCCGAAGATCTACTACCGCACCCTGGATCCGTTCGTCACGCTGGCGGCGGCCGCGGCCGTGACGACCACGATCGAGCTCTTCACCGGAATCGCGTTGCTCATCCAGCGCGACCCGATCATCACGGCCAAGGAGGCCGCGAGCATCGACCTGATCTCTGGCGGGCGGTTCGTGTTCGGTGTGGGCGCCGGATGGAATCTCGAGGAGATGCGCGACCACGGCACCGACCCGAAGACGCGCGGCGCGCTGCTGGACGAGCGCATCGAAGCGATCAAAGTGCTGTGGACGGACGAGCCCGCCGAATATCACGGCAAATACGTCGACTTCCCGCCGTCCTACATCCGGCCCAAGCCGGTGCGCCGGCCTCATCCGCCGATCTACATCGGCGGCAACTCCGACGCCACGATGAAGCGCGTGGTGCGGCATGAGGCCGGCTGGATCTCCAACCCGTTCCCGATCGAGGAAGTCACCCGCCGCGTCGAACAGTTGCGCGGCCTCGCCGGCCATGACGTTCCGCTGGCGATGTTCGGCACCCCCAACAACCTCGAATACTGGCGCGCGGCAGAGGACTTGGGCTTCGGCCAGCTCGCGTTGCTGCTGCCCACCAAACCGCGTGACGAGTCGTTGCGGTTGCTCGACGACTACGCGGCCCGGGTCGCCCAGTACCGCGGCTGA
- a CDS encoding nitroreductase/quinone reductase family protein: protein MTNTNDNKTLQKFRRERALGRYVLNPVVKGLSKLGVRTALATELETVGRKTGRLRRVPVSVRFDDDGAWLICQHGTRSGWGRNIVDNPDVRVRQGNRWRTGVATFRPDDDVVARGRQFGRLGATVVKALETTPVSVRIDFTDRGD from the coding sequence ATGACGAACACGAACGACAACAAGACCTTGCAGAAGTTCCGCCGGGAACGCGCTCTCGGACGCTACGTGCTCAACCCGGTCGTGAAGGGATTGAGCAAACTCGGTGTGCGCACCGCACTGGCCACCGAACTCGAGACCGTGGGGCGCAAGACGGGCCGGCTGCGCCGGGTTCCGGTGTCCGTGCGGTTCGACGACGACGGGGCGTGGCTGATCTGCCAGCACGGCACCCGCTCCGGATGGGGCCGCAACATCGTCGACAACCCCGATGTTCGTGTGCGTCAGGGCAATCGGTGGCGCACCGGAGTGGCAACCTTCAGACCCGACGACGATGTGGTGGCGCGGGGCCGGCAGTTCGGCCGACTGGGAGCCACCGTGGTCAAGGCGCTGGAGACGACGCCGGTGTCGGTGCGTATCGACTTCACCGACCGAGGCGACTAA
- a CDS encoding ABC transporter permease, with translation MRIGLSRVIPELKMFYRRPEQVALTFSMPAVICILLGSIFSAKLPDSDTSTGAVIAASMLAYGILSTSFINLGISIAADRDTGALRRLRGTPTTASSYFIGKILLVAIASLAEAVVLLSVGVLIFKLRLPTTVFGWFTLTWVFVLGIVSCSLLGIFISNFASNAVSAAVLTNGPAVGLQFLSGTYVPLMVLPPWMLTIGSVFPVKWMAQGFRSVLLPPNMVIFEPAGSWEHWHTFFVLTAWSVGGLIACLAVFRWSDKT, from the coding sequence GTGCGCATCGGGCTGTCGCGGGTCATCCCCGAGCTGAAGATGTTCTACCGGCGGCCCGAGCAGGTGGCGCTGACGTTCTCGATGCCAGCGGTCATCTGCATCCTGCTGGGTTCGATCTTCTCCGCGAAACTGCCCGACAGCGATACCAGCACCGGCGCGGTGATCGCGGCGAGCATGCTCGCCTACGGCATCCTCTCGACATCGTTCATCAACCTCGGTATCAGCATCGCCGCCGATCGTGACACCGGCGCCTTACGGCGACTTCGGGGGACGCCCACGACCGCGTCCTCGTACTTCATCGGGAAAATTCTGCTGGTCGCCATCGCCAGCCTCGCCGAGGCGGTGGTGCTGCTGTCGGTGGGAGTCTTGATCTTCAAACTGCGGCTACCCACGACGGTATTCGGGTGGTTCACGCTGACCTGGGTGTTCGTCCTGGGCATCGTCAGTTGCTCCTTGCTGGGCATCTTCATCAGCAACTTCGCGAGCAATGCGGTTTCGGCGGCCGTGCTCACCAATGGCCCGGCGGTGGGTTTGCAATTCCTCTCCGGAACCTATGTTCCGTTGATGGTGTTGCCGCCATGGATGTTGACCATCGGCTCCGTCTTCCCGGTGAAATGGATGGCTCAGGGATTCCGGTCAGTGCTGTTGCCGCCGAATATGGTGATCTTCGAACCGGCCGGCAGCTGGGAGCACTGGCACACATTCTTCGTCCTGACGGCGTGGAGCGTCGGCGGTCTGATCGCCTGTCTGGCCGTTTTCCGGTGGTCCGACAAGACCTGA
- a CDS encoding amino acid adenylation domain-containing protein translates to MPELTGERHDMAGDEQPLPLTRSQLDIWLDQETGGSGIPWQASFFAVIGGAVEPALVERAVHRAISDCEALRAAIFEANGQVFQRLVDYPAVPVPFLDVSGSQDPVAETYRLASLLQREPMPWAGPLFRFALFRTGPKQSFLFVCLHHIVVDGFSTVLLVNRIAAVYSALAAGTPVPESPFGTLGELVSIESEYEASSDYRKDLDFWEENLPPRHDPVEYRRTDAGDGDDYYVAAQPVEIDPVVVYEIDELSRVLGIRRSSVIAAACGLLVQGWEGGGGPQVVLDFPVARRTSATLKTIPGMVAGVVPLTLTTAPTSSVADLCLHADSQIRGIVQHQRFPVQTLSGPNRGVALNLFPPTSVPPFGDAPVSLLYTNFGRGDRFGLFFMNEGQRLLVSTAGLGAPSKGFVGAALAHRLAGLVTRMAADPGRHLSSIDLLDPRADRSIVTWSNRAVLARPVTSFPSIPELFAAQASTAPDAVAVTSPDGVLTYRQLGAASNRLSSLLSGRGIGPGDVVALLLPRSRRAIVAILAVLKAGAAYLPVDPEHPQARVTLLLEDTRPAAVLTTAELGDLVDRYDVPVIDVDDPAIAAQPDTAPPAPGAGDIAYLLYTSGTTGTPKGVAITHLNIAQLAMAQTPLNDRAESAVTQCHSYAFDFSVWEIWSTLLHGGRLVVVSEDVTRSPNDFHALLVAEHVTALTQTPSAVAALPTLTGTALVVGGEACTAEVVDRWAPGRMMVNAYGPTESTVCVSISAPLIAGSGVAPIGRPLPSTALFVLDRWLRQVPVGVVGELYIAGSQVGVGYWRRPGLTASRFVACPFAGTAASGGRMYRTGDLACWGPDGQLQYKGRCDDQVKIRGYRIEPAEITAALARSTGVEHAVVIAREDSPGVKRLVAYITGEADPDAVRAGLRDRLPDYMLPSAVVALPRLPLTVNGKLDVAALPVPDYTTIGYRPPATPVEEIVAGIFARVLGLRRVGTDQSFFDLGGDSLLAMRVVAAVNTALAADLSVRALFDAPTVAELTPHIHTGTAPSIALAQVERPETVPLSLAQQRMWSVIQVQGPSAVFNIPWVFELRGQLDTQALVLALADLVHRHEPLRTIYPAVDGVPHQVVLPAGEAELRCEVIDATGWTPEKIREAVASQARRNFDVAAELPVSARLYRRADDEHILALVLHHIAVDGWSLAPLAADLSAAYRSRSAGQAPVWEPLPIQYIDYALWQRAYLGDPADADSMIDAELRYWERTLANMPAPSRLSLVEAGSTSYDNQGDTAAVQWPTALHRQINQLAREHHATSFMVVQAGLTVLLSRLSASDDVVVGIAVAGRRHPMLDDLVGIFVNTVLLRIELTDHTDFADVLEQVRTRSLQAFDHQDMPYGILVDRINAARSFPPGPLTQVMLAWQNNKPAELTLGDLDITPVPVHTGTARMNFLLSLAEHFTDTGEAAGISGVVEYRTSVFTPEAVETIVGRLQKLLTVVTDDPRRPLPSIAELDQLP, encoded by the coding sequence ATGCCGGAGTTGACGGGCGAACGCCACGACATGGCCGGTGACGAGCAGCCGCTGCCACTGACGCGGAGCCAGCTGGACATCTGGCTCGACCAGGAGACCGGCGGATCGGGAATACCCTGGCAGGCCAGCTTTTTCGCGGTCATCGGCGGTGCGGTCGAGCCGGCACTGGTCGAGCGGGCGGTCCATCGCGCGATAAGCGACTGCGAAGCGCTCAGGGCCGCAATCTTCGAGGCGAACGGGCAGGTCTTCCAGAGGCTTGTCGACTACCCGGCTGTTCCGGTCCCGTTCCTCGACGTGAGTGGCTCGCAGGACCCGGTCGCGGAAACCTACCGGCTCGCATCCTTGCTGCAGCGCGAGCCGATGCCGTGGGCCGGCCCGCTGTTCCGATTCGCACTGTTCCGCACCGGCCCGAAGCAATCCTTCCTGTTCGTCTGCCTGCACCACATCGTTGTCGATGGTTTCAGTACCGTGCTGCTGGTCAACCGCATTGCCGCCGTCTATTCCGCCCTCGCCGCCGGCACACCCGTTCCGGAATCCCCCTTCGGCACGCTGGGCGAGCTGGTCAGTATCGAATCGGAGTACGAAGCGTCCAGCGATTACCGGAAAGACCTGGACTTCTGGGAAGAAAATCTTCCGCCACGTCACGACCCGGTGGAATATCGGCGCACCGATGCCGGCGACGGTGACGATTACTACGTCGCCGCACAGCCGGTTGAAATCGACCCCGTCGTCGTGTACGAAATCGACGAGCTATCAAGGGTGTTGGGCATCAGGCGATCATCGGTCATCGCGGCGGCATGTGGGCTTCTCGTGCAGGGCTGGGAGGGCGGCGGCGGACCGCAGGTGGTACTCGATTTCCCGGTAGCCAGGCGCACCAGTGCGACGTTGAAGACGATCCCGGGGATGGTCGCCGGGGTGGTTCCCCTGACGTTGACGACAGCGCCGACGTCGTCCGTCGCCGATCTGTGCCTGCACGCGGACTCGCAGATACGCGGAATCGTGCAGCACCAACGGTTTCCGGTGCAGACCCTCAGCGGACCTAACCGCGGAGTCGCGCTGAACCTCTTTCCGCCGACGAGCGTGCCGCCGTTCGGCGATGCACCGGTGTCGCTGCTGTACACCAACTTCGGCCGCGGGGATCGGTTCGGGCTGTTCTTCATGAACGAAGGGCAACGGCTGCTCGTCAGCACCGCCGGCCTCGGGGCGCCCTCGAAGGGCTTCGTGGGTGCCGCGCTGGCCCACCGCCTGGCCGGGCTGGTGACCCGCATGGCGGCCGATCCGGGGCGGCACCTGTCGTCGATCGATCTGCTGGACCCGCGGGCGGACCGCTCGATCGTGACGTGGAGCAACCGCGCCGTGTTGGCTCGCCCCGTCACCTCCTTTCCTTCGATACCGGAATTGTTTGCCGCCCAAGCCAGCACGGCACCGGACGCCGTCGCCGTGACGTCCCCGGACGGGGTGCTGACCTACCGGCAACTCGGCGCCGCGAGCAACCGGCTGTCCTCGTTACTGTCCGGACGCGGTATCGGGCCCGGCGATGTTGTGGCGTTGCTGTTGCCCCGCAGCCGCCGGGCCATCGTCGCGATCCTCGCAGTCCTCAAAGCGGGAGCTGCCTACCTGCCCGTGGACCCGGAGCACCCGCAGGCCCGCGTCACCCTCCTCTTGGAGGACACCCGGCCGGCGGCCGTGCTGACCACCGCCGAGCTGGGCGACCTTGTGGATCGGTATGACGTGCCGGTCATCGACGTCGACGATCCGGCTATCGCCGCGCAGCCCGATACCGCTCCGCCGGCGCCGGGTGCCGGCGACATCGCTTATCTGCTTTACACTTCCGGCACCACTGGGACGCCCAAAGGTGTGGCGATCACGCATCTCAACATCGCGCAACTCGCGATGGCGCAGACCCCGCTCAATGACCGGGCGGAATCTGCGGTGACCCAGTGCCATTCCTATGCGTTCGATTTCTCGGTGTGGGAAATCTGGAGCACGCTGCTGCACGGCGGGCGACTGGTGGTAGTGAGCGAGGATGTCACCCGCTCCCCCAACGACTTTCACGCGTTGCTGGTGGCAGAACACGTCACCGCCCTGACCCAGACGCCATCGGCGGTTGCGGCGTTGCCGACCTTGACCGGCACGGCACTGGTTGTCGGCGGTGAAGCCTGCACCGCGGAGGTGGTGGACCGCTGGGCCCCCGGTCGGATGATGGTGAACGCCTACGGCCCAACCGAATCCACCGTCTGCGTGTCCATCAGCGCACCGTTGATCGCCGGTTCCGGAGTGGCGCCCATCGGACGACCGTTGCCGTCGACGGCACTGTTCGTGTTGGACCGGTGGTTGCGGCAGGTGCCGGTGGGCGTCGTCGGAGAACTGTACATCGCGGGAAGCCAAGTGGGCGTCGGGTATTGGCGCCGACCGGGATTGACGGCGTCGCGCTTTGTGGCGTGCCCGTTCGCCGGGACCGCGGCGTCGGGAGGTCGTATGTACCGCACCGGCGACCTGGCCTGCTGGGGACCTGACGGGCAGCTGCAGTACAAGGGTCGCTGCGATGACCAGGTGAAGATTCGCGGCTACCGCATCGAGCCGGCCGAGATCACCGCGGCGCTGGCCCGGTCGACGGGGGTGGAGCACGCGGTCGTCATCGCCCGGGAAGACAGTCCCGGCGTGAAACGCCTGGTGGCCTATATCACCGGCGAGGCCGACCCCGACGCGGTCCGCGCCGGCCTCCGGGACCGCCTACCCGACTACATGCTGCCGTCGGCCGTGGTGGCGCTGCCCCGGTTGCCGCTGACCGTCAACGGCAAACTCGATGTCGCGGCACTGCCCGTGCCCGACTACACCACCATCGGGTATCGGCCCCCGGCCACACCGGTGGAGGAAATCGTGGCCGGAATCTTCGCGCGCGTCCTCGGCCTGAGGCGCGTCGGCACGGACCAATCGTTCTTCGACCTGGGCGGCGATTCGCTGCTGGCGATGCGCGTCGTCGCGGCGGTCAACACCGCCCTGGCCGCGGACCTGTCGGTGCGGGCGTTGTTCGACGCCCCGACCGTCGCTGAGCTGACGCCGCACATCCACACCGGAACCGCGCCGTCCATAGCGCTTGCACAGGTCGAGCGCCCCGAGACTGTCCCCTTATCCCTTGCCCAACAACGCATGTGGAGTGTCATCCAAGTTCAGGGGCCGTCGGCGGTGTTCAACATCCCGTGGGTGTTCGAGTTGCGGGGGCAGCTCGACACGCAGGCGCTGGTACTGGCTTTGGCCGACCTGGTGCATCGCCACGAGCCGTTGCGCACCATCTACCCCGCCGTCGACGGCGTACCGCACCAGGTGGTCCTACCGGCCGGAGAGGCCGAATTGCGCTGCGAGGTCATCGATGCCACCGGATGGACGCCGGAGAAGATCCGCGAAGCCGTTGCCTCCCAAGCTCGCCGCAATTTCGACGTCGCTGCCGAGCTCCCCGTGTCGGCCCGGCTTTACCGCCGGGCTGACGATGAGCACATACTGGCTCTTGTGCTGCACCACATCGCGGTTGACGGCTGGTCACTGGCCCCGTTGGCCGCCGACCTCAGCGCGGCCTACCGCAGTCGAAGCGCCGGGCAGGCCCCGGTCTGGGAGCCGCTGCCGATCCAGTACATCGACTACGCGCTGTGGCAACGGGCATACCTGGGCGACCCGGCGGATGCCGACAGCATGATTGACGCCGAACTCCGTTACTGGGAGCGAACTCTCGCGAACATGCCCGCGCCTTCCCGGTTGTCTCTTGTCGAAGCCGGGTCCACTTCGTACGACAACCAGGGCGATACGGCGGCCGTGCAATGGCCCACGGCGCTGCATCGCCAGATCAACCAGCTGGCGCGTGAGCACCATGCCACCAGCTTCATGGTCGTTCAAGCGGGCTTGACCGTGCTGCTCTCTCGACTGTCCGCGAGCGACGACGTTGTCGTGGGCATCGCGGTCGCCGGGCGCCGCCACCCGATGCTGGACGACCTGGTCGGCATCTTTGTCAACACCGTGTTGCTGCGCATCGAGCTGACCGACCACACAGACTTCGCGGATGTGCTGGAACAGGTGCGGACGCGCAGCCTGCAGGCATTCGATCACCAGGACATGCCTTACGGGATTCTCGTCGACCGGATCAACGCCGCCCGTTCGTTCCCGCCGGGGCCGTTGACGCAGGTCATGCTGGCGTGGCAGAACAACAAGCCCGCCGAGTTGACGCTCGGCGATCTCGATATCACGCCGGTCCCGGTGCACACCGGGACCGCGCGGATGAACTTCCTGTTGTCGCTGGCGGAACACTTCACGGATACCGGTGAAGCCGCCGGAATCAGCGGCGTCGTTGAATATCGCACCTCCGTGTTCACTCCCGAGGCCGTAGAGACCATCGTCGGGCGCTTGCAAAAGCTGTTGACGGTGGTGACCGACGACCCGCGGCGGCCGCTGCCGTCAATCGCCGAACTCGATCAGCTGCCGTGA
- a CDS encoding ABC transporter ATP-binding protein, which produces MSAAPCEPACAVHVRGLSKAYGQIHAVRDLDLDVGYGEIFAILGPNGAGKSTTIEILEGHRKRDSGEVRVLDEDPGSAGRSWRAKIGIVLQEASDFGMLTVSETMHMFAKCYGKARVPQEVLELVGLGSVSASKVRTLSGGQRRRLDVALGIIAMPKVLFLDEPTTGFDPEARRQFWDLIRLLADDGTTILLTTHYLEEAATLADRVAVIADGRVVALDSPAKLTEYVNSAATVRWMEGDRVHVEQTDHPTDLIRQRSRDGAELTQLTVTRPTLEDAYLQLIGHA; this is translated from the coding sequence GTGAGCGCTGCCCCATGCGAGCCCGCCTGTGCGGTGCACGTCCGCGGTCTGTCCAAGGCATACGGGCAGATCCACGCGGTCCGGGACCTGGACCTCGACGTCGGATACGGCGAGATCTTCGCAATCCTCGGGCCCAACGGCGCGGGCAAGTCGACCACCATCGAGATCCTCGAAGGCCACCGCAAACGCGATTCCGGCGAGGTACGCGTACTGGACGAAGATCCGGGCAGCGCGGGCAGGTCCTGGCGCGCGAAGATCGGTATCGTGCTGCAGGAGGCCAGCGACTTCGGGATGCTCACCGTGTCCGAAACCATGCATATGTTCGCGAAATGCTATGGGAAAGCCCGTGTTCCGCAGGAGGTGCTCGAACTCGTCGGGCTCGGATCGGTGTCGGCTTCAAAGGTGCGGACCCTGTCCGGCGGGCAGCGCCGCCGGCTCGACGTCGCACTCGGCATCATCGCCATGCCCAAGGTGCTGTTCCTGGACGAACCGACGACCGGATTCGACCCGGAAGCCAGACGACAGTTCTGGGATCTCATCAGGCTGTTGGCCGACGACGGCACGACCATCCTGCTCACCACCCACTACCTCGAGGAAGCCGCCACCCTGGCCGACCGCGTGGCCGTCATCGCCGACGGCAGAGTGGTCGCGCTCGACTCACCGGCTAAATTGACCGAGTATGTGAACTCGGCTGCAACGGTTCGCTGGATGGAGGGCGACCGGGTCCACGTCGAGCAGACGGATCATCCGACGGACTTGATCCGGCAGCGGTCCAGGGACGGGGCGGAATTGACTCAGCTGACCGTTACCCGACCCACGCTCGAAGACGCCTACCTGCAACTCATCGGCCACGCATGA
- a CDS encoding nitroreductase/quinone reductase family protein: protein MTRQPGTSAAFSAAGRLLSRPAMRPVTRTFSNLHAAMYRWTRGRAQNPRYPTMLLTVTGRRTGKPQTVPLIYIKDDERFVIAAAYAGSDSDPAWWLNLQANPHAVAQVNDQRFDVEAELAPADRHAELWQKLVEMYPYFTGYQQRTNRQIPVVFLRRVASRS, encoded by the coding sequence ATGACTCGGCAGCCCGGAACATCCGCAGCGTTCTCCGCTGCCGGACGCCTACTCAGCCGACCCGCGATGCGGCCGGTCACCCGGACGTTCAGCAATCTGCACGCGGCGATGTACCGATGGACCCGGGGCAGAGCCCAGAACCCCCGGTACCCGACCATGTTGCTCACCGTGACGGGCCGCAGAACCGGTAAGCCGCAGACGGTTCCGCTGATCTACATCAAAGACGACGAGCGGTTCGTGATCGCGGCAGCCTATGCCGGCAGCGACTCCGACCCGGCGTGGTGGCTGAATCTGCAGGCCAATCCGCACGCCGTGGCACAGGTGAACGATCAGCGATTCGATGTCGAAGCGGAGCTCGCCCCCGCAGATCGGCACGCGGAATTGTGGCAGAAGCTGGTCGAGATGTACCCGTACTTCACGGGGTACCAGCAGCGGACCAACCGGCAGATCCCGGTGGTGTTCCTGCGTCGCGTCGCGTCGCGCAGCTAA
- a CDS encoding DUF1707 domain-containing protein: MVSENTRATDKDRNDTCQVLDAALDDGQLSAEEHRQRVSSATKATTLRQLHALVTDLQIRPAAPGTSTSTSINKRRVVLALVGLAVVAAGIQLAWGLSGSDSPSAPRTSQATSSPSAAITVSSAPPPSTPAAPPQLLTLSGVTGVLAQMRTQFGDTLGYQLNIYEDKVVVLRPDTANAHVVVEWILRDGSWSNRGPSTAAFSGSGVGDLGKFDVQAVLGVLHDAPQTLELYDAPQTFLAVESRKDGSLYIDIHVSDNTRRSGSIVVSADGTVTEIDRPRR; encoded by the coding sequence GTGGTCAGCGAAAACACGCGTGCAACCGACAAGGACCGCAACGACACCTGTCAGGTGCTCGACGCGGCGCTCGACGACGGCCAGCTGTCGGCCGAGGAGCACCGGCAGCGGGTCAGCTCGGCGACCAAGGCCACCACTTTGCGCCAGCTGCATGCCCTGGTAACGGACTTGCAGATCCGTCCCGCGGCCCCCGGAACGTCCACGTCGACGTCGATCAACAAACGCCGCGTGGTGCTGGCGCTGGTCGGGCTGGCGGTCGTCGCGGCCGGCATCCAGCTCGCCTGGGGGCTGTCCGGCAGCGACTCCCCGTCGGCGCCGCGGACCTCGCAAGCTACGTCCTCACCAAGTGCGGCGATCACCGTTTCGTCAGCGCCGCCGCCGAGCACTCCCGCGGCGCCCCCGCAGTTGCTGACGCTGAGCGGGGTGACCGGCGTGCTGGCGCAGATGCGCACTCAATTCGGCGACACGCTCGGCTACCAACTCAACATCTACGAAGACAAGGTCGTGGTGCTGCGGCCCGACACCGCCAACGCCCACGTCGTCGTGGAGTGGATTCTGCGCGACGGCAGCTGGTCGAACCGCGGACCCAGCACCGCCGCCTTCTCCGGCTCAGGTGTTGGCGACCTCGGCAAATTCGACGTGCAGGCAGTGCTGGGAGTGCTGCACGACGCTCCGCAGACCCTCGAGCTGTACGACGCGCCGCAGACCTTCCTGGCGGTCGAGAGCCGCAAGGACGGCAGTCTGTACATCGATATCCACGTCTCGGACAACACCCGCCGCAGCGGATCGATCGTGGTCTCCGCGGACGGGACGGTCACCGAGATCGACCGGCCACGCCGATAG